The DNA segment TGCCTTTTGCTATTGTTGTTCTTGCAATCTCTCAAGCCACATTGCCTCAACTTAGTAAACTGGATAAAGCTCAACTGATAGAAAACACAAACCAGTTATTAAAAATTATACTTAATCTATCCATACCAATTACACTGTATTTTATTTTTTTTGGTAAAGATCTGATTACAATAATTTTTCAACATGGCAAATTCACATCAAGTGATACTGCTAATACCGATATAGCGTTAACCATGTTTATNNNNNNNNNNTGTTTATGTCAGGTTTTTTGTTTTTTTCACAATTAAGAATAGTAAATAACGCATTTTATGCTATAAAAGATGTAAAAACTCCACTTAAAGCATCAATGATTTCAGTTTTAGTAAAACTAATAACCTCTGTTGTATGTGCCTATTTGTTTGGTTTTTGGGGTTTAGCTTTATCGTTAAGTATTGTAGGTTTTATTAATTTAGCAATACTTACACACTATTTTAATAGAAAAATTGGTAAAATCGTATATAAAATACCAAAAGAAAGTCTAGTTATTTTTTTTGTACTTATTTTCTTATCAATTGGCCTAAAAAACATAAATTTTAGCAAAACATATATAATAAACGCTCTGGTTCGTTTGCTATTATCTGCTTTAATTTATGGACCAATAGGATTTTATATAATAAAAAAAGAGTTGCTAAGTTATAGGATTAAGCAGTGACTCAATAAAATCTCTTGCAACAAATGCCCTTAAGTCTTCTATCTTTTCACCCATACCTATGTATCTTATTGGAATCTTAAGCTCCTGGCTTATTGCAAAAATAATACCACCTTTTGATGTACTATCCAGCTTGGTTATAACTATACCACTTACACTCAATGCATTATTGAACTCTTTTGCTTGTACAAGTGCATTTTGACCAATTGTTGAATCAAGCACAAGTAATATTTCTTGAGGAAAATTACCTAATTTTCCAATAGAACGCTTAATTTTTTTAACTTCTTCCATAAGATGTTTTTGTGTGTGGAGTCTACCAGCCGTATCAATTAATACAATATCATAATTCTTTGCAAGCGCCTTATGAACACCATCGTACGCCACAGCAGCTGGATCAGTTTTTGTAGATGGCGCTAAAATATCGCAAGAGCTCCTTTTGGCCCATTCTTCAAGCTGCTCAATTGCTGCAGCTCTGAAAGTATCTGCTGCAACAAGCAAAACACTCTTACCACGTTCTAAGTATAAACTTCCAAGTTTTCCGATAGTTGTTGTTTTTCCAGAACCATTTATGCCAACAACCATAATAACAAATGGAGATCCCTTTATATAAAGAGGTTTTTCGACACTTTCAAGTACACTCAATAGAATATTTCTAATTACAAACTCTGCGTCTCTAATAGTTTTAACAGATCCGCCAATATTTTTGTTTATTTCTTCAATGATTTTCTGCGTAATTTCAACGCCAAAATCTGAGGTAATAAGTAATTCTTCTAACTGATCCAAGTAGTTTTGATCTATAGGTTTATCTTTAAGTGTTATATTTTCTTGTGCAAATCCTGATTTTATCTTTTTAAATATATCAAAAATACTCATTTTCTCCTCGATTTTATGAATTTTTCCATAATAGATTGTCTTTTTCCAAACATCCAGGTATCAGAAAAAATACTGCGCTCTAAAGTCATAGCTTTAAAATTATCCAGATGATTTGATTCTATAACAAGTGTTTTTATTGATTTAATAAGATTTAAATTTTCTTTCGAAAAACTTTTAC comes from the Desulfurella sp. genome and includes:
- a CDS encoding lipid II flippase MurJ, which codes for FMSGFLFFSQLRIVNNAFYAIKDVKTPLKASMISVLVKLITSVVCAYLFGFWGLALSLSIVGFINLAILTHYFNRKIGKIVYKIPKESLVIFFVLIFLSIGLKNINFSKTYIINALVRLLLSALIYGPIGFYIIKKELLSYRIKQ
- the ftsY gene encoding signal recognition particle-docking protein FtsY codes for the protein MSIFDIFKKIKSGFAQENITLKDKPIDQNYLDQLEELLITSDFGVEITQKIIEEINKNIGGSVKTIRDAEFVIRNILLSVLESVEKPLYIKGSPFVIMVVGINGSGKTTTIGKLGSLYLERGKSVLLVAADTFRAAAIEQLEEWAKRSSCDILAPSTKTDPAAVAYDGVHKALAKNYDIVLIDTAGRLHTQKHLMEEVKKIKRSIGKLGNFPQEILLVLDSTIGQNALVQAKEFNNALSVSGIVITKLDSTSKGGIIFAISQELKIPIRYIGMGEKIEDLRAFVARDFIESLLNPIT